In Geobacter anodireducens, a genomic segment contains:
- a CDS encoding aspartate aminotransferase (catalyzes the formation of oxalozcetate and L-glutamate from L-aspartate and 2-oxoglutarate): protein MPIATKIAGHISKSSWIRKMFEEGERLRQIHGADNVYDFTIGNPDTEPPQQFREELLNLARHPVPGMHRYMSNAGYAETRGAVAEVLSEAAGLEVKADHVIMTCGAGGALNVVLKTILNPGEEVIILAPYFVEYKFYIDNHGGVPREVWTDRGTFQLDVAAIEAAVTAKTRAIIICSPNNPTGVMYPEESLAALGEMVARMERRFDRQIYVISDEPYARISYDGKQVPNIFRFVQSSVIVTSHSKDLALPGERIGYLAANPRARGVEQFMEGAVFSNRVLGFVNAPALMQRLVAKLQRASVDIGEYQAKRDLFYDNLTAMGFRMVKPDGAFYLFPQSPLADDVAFVTMAQKHRILLVPGAGFGAPGFFRIAYCVDRGVIERSLPAWRELARDAGLSGGCR, encoded by the coding sequence ATGCCCATAGCCACGAAAATCGCCGGCCACATTTCCAAGTCGTCCTGGATTCGCAAGATGTTCGAGGAGGGGGAGCGGCTGCGGCAGATCCACGGCGCCGACAACGTGTACGACTTCACCATCGGCAATCCCGATACGGAGCCGCCCCAGCAGTTCCGGGAAGAGCTCCTCAACCTGGCCCGGCATCCCGTGCCCGGCATGCACCGCTACATGAGCAACGCGGGCTATGCGGAAACCCGCGGTGCCGTGGCCGAAGTCCTTTCGGAGGCAGCAGGGCTGGAGGTGAAGGCCGACCATGTCATCATGACCTGCGGGGCCGGCGGCGCCCTCAACGTGGTCCTGAAGACCATTCTGAACCCCGGGGAAGAGGTGATCATCCTGGCCCCCTACTTCGTGGAATACAAGTTCTACATCGACAACCACGGCGGGGTGCCGCGGGAAGTCTGGACCGACCGCGGGACCTTCCAGCTCGACGTGGCGGCCATCGAGGCGGCCGTGACCGCCAAGACCCGGGCGATCATCATCTGCTCGCCCAACAACCCCACCGGCGTCATGTATCCCGAAGAGAGCCTGGCGGCCCTGGGCGAGATGGTGGCGCGGATGGAGCGGCGCTTCGACCGCCAGATCTACGTCATCTCCGACGAGCCCTATGCCCGGATCAGCTACGACGGCAAGCAGGTGCCGAACATCTTCCGGTTCGTGCAGAGTTCCGTCATCGTCACCTCCCACAGCAAGGACCTGGCCCTGCCCGGCGAGCGGATCGGCTATCTGGCAGCCAATCCCCGTGCGCGCGGCGTGGAGCAGTTCATGGAAGGTGCGGTCTTCTCCAACCGGGTCCTCGGCTTTGTCAATGCGCCGGCCCTCATGCAGCGGCTCGTGGCCAAGCTGCAGCGGGCCTCCGTGGACATCGGCGAGTACCAGGCCAAACGGGACCTGTTCTACGACAACCTCACCGCAATGGGATTCAGGATGGTGAAGCCCGACGGCGCCTTCTACCTCTTTCCCCAATCACCCCTGGCGGATGACGTGGCATTCGTCACCATGGCCCAGAAGCACCGCATCCTGCTCGTCCCCGGTGCGGGCTTCGGCGCGCCCGGCTTCTTCAGGATCGCCTACTGCGTGGATCGGGGGGTCATTGAACGGAGCCTGCCCGCATGGCGGGAGCTGGCCCGGGACGCGGGGCTTTCGGGGGGATGCAGGTAG
- a CDS encoding succinate--CoA ligase subunit alpha, which translates to MSILINSDSKIVVQGITGRSGLFHTQQCRDYGTKIVAGVTPGKGGIHIEGIPVFNTVEEAVRCTGANASMIFVPPPAAADAILEAADAGLELAVCITEGIPVRDMVPVKRILQESRTRLVGPNCPGVITPGECKVGIMPGYIHKPGRIGVVSRSGTLTYEAVKQITEAGLGQSTCVGIGGDPIIGMNFIDVLKLFNEDKDTEAVFMIGEIGGTSEEDAAYWITEHMKKPVASFIAGVTAPPGKRMGHAGAIITGGKGKAEDKIRTLTECGVVVATSPTRMGVAMLEALGRG; encoded by the coding sequence CCACACCCAGCAGTGCCGGGACTACGGCACCAAGATCGTTGCCGGCGTCACCCCCGGCAAAGGGGGAATCCACATCGAAGGGATTCCGGTCTTCAACACCGTCGAGGAAGCGGTCAGGTGCACCGGAGCCAACGCGTCCATGATCTTTGTCCCGCCGCCGGCCGCGGCCGACGCCATCCTTGAGGCGGCCGACGCGGGACTGGAGCTGGCGGTCTGCATCACCGAGGGGATTCCGGTGCGCGACATGGTGCCGGTGAAGCGCATCCTCCAGGAGAGCCGGACCCGGCTCGTGGGACCGAACTGCCCCGGGGTCATCACTCCGGGCGAGTGCAAGGTGGGAATCATGCCCGGCTATATCCACAAGCCCGGCAGGATCGGCGTGGTTTCCCGCAGCGGCACCCTCACCTACGAGGCGGTCAAGCAGATCACCGAGGCGGGGCTCGGCCAGTCCACCTGCGTCGGCATCGGCGGCGACCCGATCATCGGCATGAACTTCATCGACGTGCTCAAGCTCTTCAACGAGGACAAGGATACCGAGGCGGTCTTCATGATCGGCGAGATCGGCGGCACCTCCGAGGAGGATGCGGCCTACTGGATCACGGAACACATGAAAAAACCGGTGGCATCCTTCATCGCCGGCGTCACCGCTCCTCCGGGCAAGCGGATGGGGCATGCCGGCGCCATCATTACCGGCGGCAAGGGAAAGGCCGAGGACAAAATCCGGACCCTCACCGAATGCGGGGTGGTGGTGGCCACCAGCCCCACGCGGATGGGCGTCGCCATGCTGGAGGCGTTGGGCAGGGGATAG